In one Neobacillus sp. WH10 genomic region, the following are encoded:
- a CDS encoding 5-carboxymethyl-2-hydroxymuconate Delta-isomerase, with the protein MPHIILEYTDNIKTEANISSLLKKLNMVLISKSNIFPIGGIRSRAILLHDYCVADGTVDDAFVHVMLKIGAGRSEKDKKETCDELFEVIKGHFAELFAQRYLALSVELVEFSEAGTYKYNNIHKRYKK; encoded by the coding sequence ATGCCGCATATTATACTTGAATATACAGACAACATTAAAACGGAAGCTAATATTTCAAGCCTACTGAAAAAATTGAATATGGTATTAATCTCTAAGAGTAATATATTTCCGATAGGGGGAATTCGTTCACGTGCCATCCTGCTCCATGATTATTGTGTTGCCGATGGAACAGTGGATGATGCATTTGTCCACGTCATGCTGAAAATAGGAGCAGGGCGTTCGGAAAAAGATAAAAAGGAAACCTGTGATGAATTATTTGAGGTGATTAAAGGACATTTTGCCGAACTATTTGCCCAACGATATTTAGCATTGTCAGTGGAACTGGTGGAATTTAGTGAGGCAGGTACGTACAAATATAATAATATTCACAAACGTTATAAGAAATAG
- a CDS encoding GntR family transcriptional regulator, whose protein sequence is MRKNNQDQSISKTQYAYEFLRTQILEGVYGPGQRIIIDQVAKELGASTIPVREAIRQLEVDGLIQYKPYSGAIVSVINEIEYIETLSVVAVLDGYATALSSRNMTDAHIEILQELNKQMEEALYQFEFEQFGVLNRQFHSTIYQECGNVFLQEEIRQAQQRLDRVRRSIFTFVPQRARQSIEEHANIIRLIQEKAPTNEIEETVRQHRINTLNAFKNRMNSGQNKME, encoded by the coding sequence ATGAGGAAAAATAACCAAGATCAATCCATTAGTAAAACACAATATGCCTACGAATTTCTGCGTACTCAGATTTTGGAAGGAGTCTATGGTCCAGGACAACGCATCATTATTGATCAAGTTGCCAAAGAGCTAGGGGCAAGTACGATCCCTGTTCGTGAGGCCATTCGCCAACTAGAAGTAGATGGTTTAATCCAATACAAACCATATAGTGGTGCAATTGTCAGTGTAATCAATGAAATAGAGTATATTGAAACACTCTCTGTCGTGGCTGTTTTAGACGGATATGCGACAGCTCTTAGTTCTCGAAATATGACAGATGCACATATTGAGATACTCCAAGAGCTGAACAAGCAAATGGAGGAGGCACTTTATCAATTTGAATTTGAACAATTTGGGGTGCTAAATCGCCAATTTCATTCCACTATTTATCAAGAATGCGGAAATGTATTTTTACAAGAAGAGATTCGTCAGGCACAGCAGCGGTTAGACCGTGTTCGCCGCTCGATCTTTACCTTTGTTCCCCAACGGGCCCGTCAATCAATTGAGGAACATGCAAACATTATTCGACTAATTCAAGAAAAAGCTCCTACCAATGAGATCGAGGAAACCGTACGCCAGCATAGAATTAATACACTCAATGCCTTTAAAAATAGAATGAATTCGGGCCAAAACAAAATGGAATAA
- a CDS encoding ABC transporter substrate-binding protein has product MKKLMVAVLFLISMLALGACNSSTETSSKDNGKDSSSGTIKIAGIFSSSGGAAPLGEPGLETLKMIVENQNKEGGINGKKVELITYDDKSDQNEAVLAMKKAITQDKVSVVIGGTISGNALAMVPLAEQNKVPFIATSSSFQIYQKEDGSSRDWVFKVPPNDSHAVEKILQYLKDKGLKKVAWLNVSNSFGTGAHTEFKKMASKYGIEAVIEDEFEVTVKDAKPMLTRVKKENPEVIIVWGTVQESSVVIKNIRELGIELPIVGSHAIGSEQLIKLAGNAANDVVFPSGKLIVADQLKDKDPQKDVLLKYKKMYEEKYNKGVSLFGAHPWDAFFMLKEAVEKKGTDPKGIKDYFENDLGEFVGLNGIFKISPKNHNGLTTESSLVMVRIKDGKWTSEE; this is encoded by the coding sequence ATGAAAAAATTGATGGTAGCAGTGTTATTTCTCATCAGTATGTTAGCACTAGGTGCATGTAATTCTAGTACTGAAACTTCCTCTAAAGACAATGGCAAGGATTCAAGCTCCGGTACTATTAAAATCGCAGGAATCTTTTCCTCTTCCGGCGGCGCTGCACCTCTTGGTGAACCAGGACTTGAAACATTAAAAATGATCGTTGAAAACCAAAATAAAGAGGGTGGAATTAACGGAAAAAAGGTTGAATTAATTACTTATGATGATAAATCCGACCAAAATGAAGCTGTATTAGCAATGAAAAAAGCGATAACGCAAGATAAGGTTTCCGTTGTTATTGGGGGAACAATAAGTGGCAATGCACTAGCTATGGTTCCTCTGGCGGAGCAAAACAAAGTACCTTTTATTGCAACTTCCTCAAGTTTTCAAATCTATCAAAAAGAAGATGGTTCTTCACGTGATTGGGTATTTAAGGTTCCGCCAAATGACAGCCATGCCGTTGAAAAAATCCTACAATACTTAAAAGATAAAGGTCTAAAAAAGGTTGCCTGGTTAAATGTTTCTAACTCATTTGGAACCGGTGCACATACCGAATTTAAAAAGATGGCATCTAAGTATGGCATAGAAGCAGTAATTGAGGATGAATTTGAGGTTACTGTAAAGGATGCAAAGCCGATGCTAACGCGTGTGAAAAAAGAAAATCCTGAAGTAATCATTGTTTGGGGTACAGTTCAGGAGTCCTCCGTAGTTATTAAAAACATTCGTGAACTAGGAATTGAATTACCTATTGTTGGAAGTCATGCGATTGGTTCCGAACAATTAATAAAATTAGCAGGTAATGCCGCGAATGATGTGGTTTTCCCATCAGGGAAACTAATTGTTGCCGACCAATTGAAGGATAAAGACCCACAAAAAGATGTTCTTTTAAAATACAAAAAAATGTATGAAGAAAAATACAATAAGGGTGTAAGTCTGTTCGGAGCACATCCATGGGATGCATTTTTTATGCTTAAAGAAGCAGTTGAAAAGAAGGGAACTGATCCAAAAGGAATTAAAGATTATTTTGAAAATGATTTAGGAGAATTCGTTGGACTCAACGGAATCTTTAAAATTAGCCCGAAAAATCATAATGGATTAACGACAGAAAGCAGCCTTGTAATGGTAAGAATTAAAGATGGCAAGTGGACTTCAGAAGAATAA
- a CDS encoding branched-chain amino acid ABC transporter permease, giving the protein MEFSSQIIQLLFSGLTIGSIYALIAIGFVIIYNVTGVLNLAQGEFAMFGALISISLVKMGLPLWAAVILSIMTVFLIGGLFERVAIYPARKASVPTLIIITIGVSIAFRGIAILIWGTQPQSLQPFTDNTPIKFLNAVLLPQNIWAIGISLVSLVVMFYLFNKTFIGKALTACVVNQFAARLMGIKPEKMSLLAISTSAGLGALAGIVIAPISGASYDMGMMIGLKAFVAAVVGGLTNVPAAIGGAFLIGILESFAEGLWSSGLKDVVSFSLLLIILFVKPEGIFAKASGKRV; this is encoded by the coding sequence ATGGAATTTTCTAGCCAGATCATCCAGTTGCTATTTTCCGGATTAACCATCGGATCCATTTATGCATTGATCGCAATTGGCTTTGTCATCATCTACAATGTTACAGGTGTTCTAAATTTAGCCCAAGGTGAATTTGCCATGTTCGGTGCGTTAATCAGTATATCGTTAGTTAAGATGGGGTTGCCTCTTTGGGCAGCCGTTATCTTAAGTATTATGACGGTATTCCTGATTGGCGGCTTGTTCGAAAGGGTAGCGATATACCCGGCCCGAAAAGCGTCAGTACCAACTCTTATTATTATTACGATCGGTGTATCGATTGCCTTTCGAGGAATTGCTATCTTAATCTGGGGAACACAGCCACAGTCATTACAACCGTTTACAGATAATACTCCAATTAAATTTTTGAATGCTGTACTTTTGCCGCAAAATATTTGGGCAATTGGAATATCACTAGTTAGTTTGGTCGTCATGTTCTATCTATTTAACAAAACTTTTATAGGCAAAGCGTTAACTGCCTGTGTAGTTAATCAATTTGCTGCAAGATTAATGGGTATTAAACCGGAAAAAATGTCACTTTTAGCAATCTCAACTAGTGCTGGTTTGGGTGCACTTGCAGGTATTGTTATAGCCCCAATCTCGGGCGCATCATACGACATGGGGATGATGATTGGATTAAAAGCATTCGTTGCCGCTGTCGTTGGAGGATTAACGAACGTCCCGGCTGCAATTGGCGGTGCCTTTCTAATCGGAATTTTAGAATCATTCGCAGAAGGATTATGGTCGTCAGGATTGAAGGATGTGGTTAGTTTCTCATTATTGTTAATCATCCTATTTGTTAAACCGGAAGGTATATTTGCTAAAGCCTCAGGTAAACGGGTATAA